In Sphaeramia orbicularis chromosome 12, fSphaOr1.1, whole genome shotgun sequence, the following proteins share a genomic window:
- the lmod2b gene encoding leiomodin-2, which produces MSCFGYRRELSKYEDVDEDELLASLSPEELAELEKELADIDPDANVPIGLRQRDQTDKTPTGTFSREALMKYWENETRKLLEDEIAGGSPKLDEEQEESGTDHNSEVEDEKDDENEKEQKTHQKQKEEEEEKKEEEEEEEEEEEEEESEEEEEAVTEEESDEDEQDNEKKPEASKDSGSLTTQANSSMLLKPQRVEPMRLTPPPPLADANTTGNPTVVDEALQRVLSNDPELTEVNLNNIDDISQETLIRFAEALRSNTYVRVFSLANTRADDPVALAIAKMLRENSSIISLNIESNYVTGKGVMALVQALPGNNTLTELRFHNQRHMCGGQVEMEMVKILRENYTLIKLGYQFNLPGPRMSMTGILTRNQDRQRQKRMQEQKQKQGQQVVSEGAVNPRTTALKGTPSPSPYSSPKASPWSSPKVPRSNQATKKTPPAPPPPPPPPPPPPPPPPPPPPPQREKKKPTRMIAEVIRAHEAGGKKVTKVKGKKGKKGKEKDSGKDETSSILKELKNALRPVLVDKRGEEGSRPSTPMRSAHDQLMESIRSSSIRNLKKVELPHHLQ; this is translated from the exons ATGAGCTGTTTCGGGTACCGTCGAGAGCTCAGTAAGTACGAAGATGTTGATGAAGACGAGCTTTTGGCTTCTCTCAGCCCTGAAGAGCTTGCTGAGTTGGAAAAGGAGCTGGCGGACATCGATCCTGATGCCAATGTGCCCATAGGTCTCAGACAGAGAGACCAGACCGACAAGACCCCAACGGGCACCTTCAGCAGAGAAGCCCTTATGAAGTATTGGGAAAATGAGACTCGGAAACTGCTGGAGGATGAGATCGCTGGAGGAAGCCCCAAACTG GATGAAGAACAAGAAGAATCTGGGACAGACCACAACAGTGAAGTAGAAGATGAAAAAGATGACGAAAATgagaaagaacagaaaacacatcaaaaacaaaaggaagaagaagaagaaaagaaggaggaggaggaggaagaggaggaggaagaagaggaggaagagagtgaggaagaagaggaagcagTAACTGAAGAGGAGTCAGATGAAGATGAAcaagacaatgaaaaaaaacccGAAGCCTCAAAGGACTCTGGTTCCCTGACAACACAAGCCAACTCCTCAATGCTATTGAAGCCTCAGAGGGTGGAGCCTATGAGACTGACTCCTCCCCCTCCGCTTGCTGATGCCAACACAACTGGAAACCCAACTGTTGTGGACGAGGCTCTCCAACGAGTCCTCAGCAATGATCCTGAACTTACAGAGGTTAACCTTAACAACATTGACGACATCTCACAG GAAACCCTGATCCGATTTGCTGAGGCACTGCGGTCCAACACATATGTGCGGGTCTTCAGCCTCGCTAACACCCGAGCCGATGACCCTGTAGCTTTGGCCATTGCTAAGATGCTGAGGGAGAACTCATCCATCATCAGTCTGAATATAGAGTCCAATTATGTGACTGGGAAGGGTGTGATGGCACTGGTTCAAGCACTTCCAGGAAACAACACCCTGACAGAGCTTCGATTCCACAACCAGAGGCACATGTGTGGAGGACAG GTGGAGATGGAGATGGTGAAGATTCTGAGAGAAAATTACACTTTGATCAAACTCGGATACCAGTTCAACCTTCCAGGTCCTAGGATGAGCATGACAGGGATCCTCACAAGGAATCAGGACCGCCAGAGACAGAAACGAATGCAGGAACAGAAGCAGAAGCAGGGCCAACAAGTGGTGTCTGAGGGAGCTGTTAATCCACGAACAACTGCACTG AAAGGAACACCTTCTCCATCCCCTTATAGTTCGCCTAAAGCCTCTCCATGGTCCTCACCTAAAGTACCTCGGAGCAATCAAGCAACTAAAAAGActcctcctgcccctcctcctcctccccctcctcctccccctccacctccccctcctccaccacctcctcccccACAGCGGGAGAAAAAGAAGCCGACCAGGATGATCGCAGAGGTAATCCGGGCACACGAGGCTGGTGGCAAGAAAGTGACAAAAGTGAAAGGGAAGAAGGGCAAAAAGGGGAAAGAGAAGGACTCTGGGAAAGATGAGACCAGCAGCATCCTGAAGGAGCTAAAGAACGCTCTGAGGCCTGTGTTGGTCGacaagaggggggaggagggCAGCAGACCCTCAACGCCGATGAGGTCAGCCCACGACCAGCTGATGGAATCCATACGCAGCAGCAGCATCCGCAACCTGAAAAAG GTGGAACTCCCACATCATCTTCAATAA